The Littorina saxatilis isolate snail1 linkage group LG1, US_GU_Lsax_2.0, whole genome shotgun sequence nucleotide sequence ttgtctttgtttctttcagAGTCACCTGAAATATGAATATTTATAATGAATAACAGAATAACACAAACATGGTGGAAAATGACAGTTAAACAAGAAGTAAATGCTCACACACGACTGGCCTTTGTAACCCCCGCCCATCCCTAACCCAACCTTACcccatagaagactccctccctaaGACCTCCAACCCCCGATCAGACATTTTCAAATCCATGTTTTCTATTATATTCTGTCAATAACCTAGAGCTGTAAGtttaccccattttaagacctgatgttctcagggttttgtaggtcttaaaaggaggattccacaAACCTCACTCAGTGACTAGCCTGATAAAATCAACACCCACcatattttgtaaaaaaaaaaaagagattctTTTAAGGTAAGGAATCCCCATGGGAATTGGCAAAACATTTTTTACTATGAGTGTTTTGGGGTATGACCCAAACATAGGTGACCTTTTTTTGATTGGCTGATGTGTGCTATGGTTTCAAGCCAAACTTTGCAAAACGAAAAAGGACTGCGAAAAAAAATCTTGAGCCTCATAAACACAGTGCGGTTGAAAATGTAAACACTGAACctcccacctcctcctccatcGCAATAGCTCGCTCATTCAGGTATTGCGACTcttaagaaaaaaaataataataaaagtcAAACACAGTAAGACCGAAGACTGTGAATTTGACACAAAAGACAAACTGACAGGTTTCAAATCTGTGAATATCAAACTTTTGAGATGTTTTGTAAACAAACTGTTGCTCCCATCATGTAAACAACCTCCCTCCCGGCCATACTTGTTTGTCTTACGTCTAATCAAGCATTTAAAAGCAATGAAGATCATTTGTATATATGTCGATGTTAAGAGAATAAGACTGTATTTAATTACAGTCGAGATCGCTTAACACAAAATGAAAgggaccaatattttttttcGGCTCAGAAGATAAAGCCTCATAACTTTTAAAGAAAGCAACATTCAAAATCCCAATCATTGTGCTGTTCTATACACATGAATTagtgctttaatttgggtgtgAAATCGGTTGCAATAACTCTTTTGGTCAAGTTTTTATCATAAGGAGTACCTACCAATGTTTCGGCTGAAGGTCATGTCCTTCAGGGCTGTTCCCTTCTGTTGAGGGACTGACCCCTCTTCCATTGCAAATAGAAGAGGAGCCATCCGCGTCACCTGATGACCCTGGAAATTTTGTCGGTTGTGCCGAAGGTGGACCGCCTCTGTGTGGCCCATCCATCGGCACAAGACCTCGAAGTCCTGGTCATTTAGTCCCAACACTTGGGCTGTTGTTGCGATTTCTTTATGGAGGTTGGTGCTGCGTAGCCTTTCCGGGTGTTCTATTTTCTCGGCTACTTCGTCCACTGTTACACGAAGGGCATCCGATCCTCTGATGTAGCCATTTGAACCCTACAAAAGAAGGTACTAAATTACAGAGGAGTAAGGAACCCGTTTAAAATAAGGTCAAGCCATTTTGTTATACCTTTCAGTATAGACGATTACCCATTTTGTGACAGCCACACAGAGTGGAAGGCAGAAATCAGTATCTCGCAAAATGAGGGCACTGTTGCATGCTTGTCATTATTAAGTTTCAGCATAGCAATCGTTAGATTCGAGTAGAAATTGCTCTTAAAACATAGCATGCTACGCCAAAAGCATAGCAGTTGGCAgctatgtgtgtgtaggtgtgtgtgtgtagatgcaTTCCGAGGAAAATGTGGggctgatcttcatgaaactgtcCATATAAGTTCTGCCAGATAATATCCccagataaaaaaaatcttttttaatAAGTGTCTTTGATAATGTAATATCCGCATTTTAGTGAAAGTTAATGCAGGttctgtcacgccctcatttttcttttgatcaaattgattgaaattttggaggcttaaaatctgaaaaatgtaattaaaattaaacaaatcTGCTATCGATCCAAATATGATTTCATCTTATATTTTATCATTCTGTtattcaaaaaaacatacacacgtcatgtttggattaaatgctcagaaagttaaaaagaataggaAAAGCGTGCTTACCTATGAAGCTCTATAGCCTACTATGTTATCCCTTGCTTATTGATATATATTTTCCCATGTTCTTCAGGTGTCATGTAGTGCAAATTGCACTCATTTGTCTATTTGTATGTTatttaccccccctccccctcccaacaaaacacaagaagggcaaagcccatacgactcacatgcttgaccttgacatggtcaaataactaaacctagcaatgacatcatacactaagaactgctttacacatttttcctaccaaaatacatgtgaccttgacccaaggtcaaggtcatccaaggtcgtgcaacacaaagctgttaattcaagacataggaagtacaatggtgcttattggctctttctaccatgagatatggtcacttttagtggttcactaccttattttggtcacatttcataagggtcaaagtgaccttgaccttgatcatatgtgaccaaatgtgtctcatgatgaaagcataacatgtgccccacataatttttaagtttgaaacagttatcttccatagttcagggtcaaggtcacttcaaaatatgtatacaatccaactttgaagagctcctgtgaccttgaccttgaagcaaggtaaaccaaactggtatcaaaagatggggcttactttgccctatatatcatatataggtgaggtattgaatctcaaaaacttcagagaaaatgggaaaaatgtaaaaaatagctgttttttaggcaacatttatggcccctgcgaccttgaccttgaagcaaggtcaagatgctatgtatgttttttggggccttgtcatcatacacaatcttgccaaatttggtactgatagactgaatagtgtccaagaaatatccaacgttaaagttttccagacggacgtccggacgtccggacggacggacggacggacggacgactcgggtgagtacatagactcacttttgcttcgcatgtgagtcaaaaatgagaaagaaaagGTTCTAATTGAATGCCATGCACTATTATTACCTTGCTGTTTAAGGCAAACACAAAAGGGTTACTCGATGCAACCATTCCTGCTTGACGAAAGTCAACAAGGCTGTGCACGGCTTCCTGGACTTCAGGTGTCAGGATCACTGGCAGAGGGCGTGACCTTTTCCCGCGCAGCATAACCCTGGCATGGGTTGTCAGCACACGTTCTTCCCCCTGTGTCAGCCGAAGTTCTTTAGTGTGGCTGTCCATGCCTTGGTGAATTTGTTCTAAGTCTTTCAGCGTCATAGTTGCagcctataaaaaaaaaagcatatcaTATGAAACGTTATCAAAATAATATCTAGTCAAGATTTGAGACTGAAACTAAGGCAGCAACACTGAAAAGCAGTCAATATGTAGTAAGGTTTGGCCTGTCTCTACAAAGCATGCTAATGTGAAAAGTTAAGCAATAGTTTCTCAGTGCTAAAACCTAGATGGTAAACAGCAGCTATAGTTtgatcagaaaacaagaaaagcaaatgcttgcaCACAACTCGCCTTCGTTGCCCCTGTTAATGctgcccaaaacaaataacggttttgggggtgacaaaaaaagaacagggccggagtgctatgtaaattaggagcagttcttccaaacccattaaaaaaaatatgacactactAGCCTGTTCCCGTATACTGAgccagatttttttgttttagcaaaCTGCATTGCAGTTCCAGAGCAAATGATCATCGTTCCTTAACGAATGTGTTTAAACCTGTTTTTTTCGTAATATAATaatgcacagctcgaaaatatggccaagaacaaatctaaggttcatcgaagaaagaagaataacaacattcttgtccaacacaacttgcattttgccgtgtgcgctgtaaaatctcccaacctttaaagcagacgaaaagcagacatcttcatatTTTTCCAAGGGAAAAGTCattggtcataaagtcttgcaggacaGAAACATACTTCTCTACGCTTTCTTTGCttctcaaaaataaaatgtaattcTTTATCTCAACTTGTCAAGTAAGTCAAACAACCATAGCACACAGAACTGGGCAATGACACTGATTTGAATAGGAAAGATCTTTGATAACGCAAATAtaaattgttgtttgtttgtttgtttgcttaacgcccagtcgaccacgaagggttatatcagggtggtgctgctttgacatttaacgttgcaccacacacaagacataagtcgcagcacaggcttcttGTCTcttccagtcacattattctgacaccggaccaaccgggctagcactaaacccataatgccagatgccatgcggagcagccacttcaattttaaagtcttaggtatgacccagctggggttcgaacctacgacctcccgctcactgggcggacgccttaccactaggccaccgtgttgatgtggtcacacctatctcgagaactaagcaTCGCACAGAACTAGCGCTCTTCCATTTTGTCACCTTCCTGAACCATCTTACCTTTTAGAGGAAGGGAAAAAAAAAGCTGTTTCAgcttcataaaataatgttaaaGAGAACTTATGTGACCATAATTTACTTCAAACCTAAAATTATttgacatatgtgaccctccacgacggcatgagtcacatgtcacctttgcatgattttcatatttttacattttcctaaagagttttttatgctctatccagtggtgaaacccgttttagaaaagagcaaaaactgtttgagttataagcctgtgactaaggtgaccctcacgctgttaccatacactctccggacttatatcaagtctagcgcagaaccgcgcgaggtgacatgcgactcatttcgtggtggagggtcacatatttaaACTGGCACAACCTCCAGCCTCCTCCCACTGACATACTTAATATCGACCACATTTTAAAAGGaaattccttttttttcaacaagaattataattgtaattcaatcaagttgacgttttaatgaaacagatcctgtgattggttagaatgccccaactcattaaaaattactggtaattaacaacctgctggcaaGGCACATTGATACAGCTTCAACTAGTCTCGCTTAGCTTTgtgggtcattttacaagtagaaAATATGAAGGACAACAAAATACCAAggccataaggtatgcgaagtgatgacgtcgaacacttgacgtaagttgatgcatgaattcttcggCACTACGTCAGgaaattccaaagatcgcttttgtgatgaaaaattATTCTAAAGGCAGTTTACAGTGGAAATTTGGTTTTTCACTGATAAAGTGGAACAGCCTTGTATACTAACCTCTGTCGGTCATCTTCTGTTGAAAATGATGATGTATGCCAGAACAACCTCCGCAAGTCTTCTCCACAATTCCGCTGATGCTCCCGTTTTGATTTTCttggaagaaaacaacaacacaatcaatcAGCAAAATGACATGATCCCTTTCAAAATACATAAAATCATGAATAGTAgtcaggggtgtcgtttggatCGGCCCTTCGCCCAATCGCcgatttgtttttgatttggCTGAAACTTCATGTTATCTTTAcatttagaattttattttttatttggggCACAATCCAGAATTAAATAATGTTTCAGACATCAAGGTGGAAGTTACTCaaagccctgaaagtccaaaaaATAGTGCACTTTTAAAAATTTACAAGCCAGAGAACAAACTTTACTGACCAAATCAACAATTTGATTCAGCATTTACTCACATTTGACAAGTAGATTaccatttctactcgccagtaaCATGTTTGCACTTGCCATGGCAAGTAAATACTTGCAACTTTCAGCGCTGTAACTCTGGTCTGTATGTTATGAAGTGTGAGTATATGACACCCTTTTTCCAAAATCATGCACACCAGAGCCAGGATAAACTAATTATTTTGCTGCGTGAGCTTTATAAAACACATTCAAGAAATATATATTGACCCACTATTAACCCATTTGAGACCATTTATTGTCCAATATTAAGATTAAGAACACCCTACACATTCAACTTGCCACCACAACATCCTCTCCCTACCCCCATCCTCAACCACCACAACACTTCTTTACCACAACTTACAAACAAGTAGCACAACTTACTTTTGTCAAACTCTTGATTTTCTCCCTCAAACTTTCACACAAAATTCGAATGTCAGATGTTAGTGGGATCTCTGCcgtttttgtgatttttgtcTCCTTGAGTTGCAGTGCCGCGCGGTGTCCCACATCCATCCCCCAACTGGTGGCCATCAGATGTTGAAATTGGGATGCGTCTTGACCAGTTTGGCAAGCTTTAATTTCAGCTCCTTGAAGAGCTTCAGCACACCTGAAATATTAATTCAAAGAATACACAAATGTTCTATACATGCAAGaggacattataagatgtttgatgggttgttgacagaccagcttctttgacggtccgagggggagcatatcgtcttttgtttcatatttattgaccaaggcccgtgatcgggaggtcgtgggttcgaaccccggctgggtcatacctaagactttaaaattggcaatctagtggctgctccgcctggcatctggcattatggggttagtgctaggactggttggtccggtgtcagaataatgtgactgggtgagacatgaagcctgtgctgcgacttctgtcttgtgtgtggcgcacgttatatgtcaaagcagcaccgccctgatatggcccttcgtggtcggcaaacaaacaaacaaaccaaaaagatATGAACACCAAAACGGttttgtatgacggcttactagtgccaaaacctaaggttaccattttcacgtgaaaattagtaaataacagtgttaattacttatttttaattttgcctcattttcggtcacagtagtcaGACTTTAAGAGTCTCTGAGAGGCTACAACGTCcgtcaaacatcactctcacaatatttctgaaatatcttttaatagaaggccttatcgaccAAGTTATTCGTAGGGAAGATGCATgtcagttttctgcaatagcgctttccttaacgttgtttttgggtaacttaaaaaaaataatagaccccaaaaactttcgaatcgaagctgcttttagcagacggacttttgatcagctgtggtcacacactttcacatatctttcaatataattccttattcgacaagttgtcaggCAGACAGGTGTGCCTCATATTCATTTCCACTACTACACTCATACATctgctttgtagtgtattagtgaaaGACAAttgatccgaaaatgttcgaatcgagagaggaaaaatggcgtgTGGCCGGACTTGTGCTAaaggtccgaccactagcagacTGATCTGTTCGGTCTAGGctaacacactttcacaaatgtctttcgatagaattcgttattcaacaagttgtcagacacacagttgtatgtcactgttatctacacatgcgttcagctcttattgttaatttgcatcggattaaagaacaATGGGCCAGAAAAGTATTGAATCGAAGGATTTTcgctctggccggtgtaacagtcgcgcatgcgcattgaacctccacagtcacaaggcacatgaaaattagtaattaacgcatGAAATTTTTGTTTTGACGCTAGTAAGCCATCAGgaggcgagccaaaactgaaaattagacattaacacttaaAATAGTAATTAACATGAttgtgaaaatgagtaattaaaacgtttaatttaatttttgcgTGAAAATTAGTCACTTTCACAGGTCAATTACGAATATATTGTTTTGGTGCCAGTAAGACGTCATACTTTTGGTTAAAAGCCTGTAGTTGCATTGGCTAGTAAAATTGTTCCCTTACCTGGTAAAATATCAGAAGCCCTAATACAGTACGACTTTACAAGTGCATCGTGCATTCTAATCAAATTCGCAATTGGCCCAGAGAGACACCGGAAAGGCAAATGCTTGCAACGAAATTCACGATTGGCAAATCAAGTCACGTGGACAACCTCAATCAGTCATAACAGACTGGTTCGCAACCATTGGTACTCGGCTACTTGTGCTATGTTCATTGTTGATTGTCGAGCGATGATTGAACATTTTGCATGCCtgtcattttgtgtttgaaCGTAGCGTAGAGTTTAGCGTAACAATTACAGCAAAATCGTAGCATTCTACGTCAAAATTttagcagttggcagctctgtggGTAGTACATGTTTCTCCACATCAAATCTGCCCGAAGGGTTTTAGAGATCCAATTTGCCAAAGAAAACGGCTCCTTACATAGTACACCATTATCTTTCATGTGAAAGTAACAATAAACTGACTTACACTCAGATGTCTCAGACGCTGGGTCGGGGGAAGAGGTAACACTTGCTCCTTCGGGGTGTTCAGCACTCGTCTGGGCTCCTGTGAGGATACATACATTAAATTCAATAAATTCTGCTCTTCAAAGAGAACCAGATTTGTGGTTTGGACATGCAGGCATGATAGTTGGCCTGGTTATATTTCTGCCGGCTCCTGTTGATATCCATTCTtaatatgtctgttatcatttgctaacagtcagcattttATAAATAACTTATACTAAATACATTACATTTCAGACGCTCCTTTAATTTCAGACACTCATTTGAGATGCATGAAATGAAAACCCTGTTATACAAGTAATTACAAACTAATTGCAAAGTGCTTTCAAATCATCTGTGCATTGGCTGTGCTTTATGTGTAGCAAAACGGTTCTTATTTGATGAGAACGAGTACGTTACACTCAGCCGAAGACAAGGCGTAGAACACAGTCAAGATATGGGATCAATAAAGCCCCTCTGACATAGAAATGGAAAAACTTGCTAAATGAAGATTTTTGCTTTGATGCAGTTGTTTTCTAATGGGAGCCGCCGTACATGTTTCTTGCTCACGTACACGTCTGCACTCTTGGGGCCCAACAGCTCAGATGGCAGGTCTTACCCAATCAGCAGCATTGCGTCTCTTGGCCATGCTTAATAAGCTTGCCTCTATGTTTTTGGcatgagttatttccaaaaaaaaGTAAGTCCCTGCAGGCAATATAATCAGCTGTGCAGACAATGCCCTGTACCAGAGACTGTTGAGTACATGcctggttgtctgtgtgtgttttggtaagGCATCGAGTATGTGGGGGAGCAGTAGTAATTCTCTTGAAAAAGGATACTCTCTTTCCGCCaaatttttctttccttcttccgcagcaaaacttgaaaaaaaaagtgcaaatGTTCCAGAATCACTCATCAAAGAAAAAATTAATTTGGATTGAGGAAACAGACCAGTACACTGTACCTTCATCATCTGCTTAGAATACTGATGCTCTCATGAGACGTAAGATGGTAAACATGTCTCTGTGCCACTACAACACATGAAGTGAAACAAGAAACAGATAGAGAAATATGTGGCCATGATGGCAACCACTAACAATTCAGTTTTTGTTTCCCAATCCATTAACCACCCAAACTTTGGTTCTGCCTCCCATTACCATGCAGAATTCCCTCCTAGATTGCAAGGTAGCTGCTTGTTTTGTGGGGCATAGGACCTACCTGTCACGTTGGTAGAGTCTTCGGCGCAATCATCCAAAAAGTGGAAGTCGTGGACATCTTCAACTGTATCATCAGAATCATCATCTGAAAACAGAAATCAAGTCAGATATCTAAATTTAAAGCACAATGCTGTGCATTTAACTGAATCTTTCTGTAACTGACATTTTGAGGTGAGACCAGCTGCCTTCCCTAGTTCATAGACAATGCATATCACTAGAGAGAGAATGTTGCTTGCGTGTCTTTGTAAAGGGATGTGCATACAAGTGTTCCCTTCTTTGGCCATACACTAGGTAAAGAGATCAATAACTGAATAAGGCACAGGGGTCCAAATTGGGGAAAACAGTAGCACCTTACAGTCCTGAAAGTACTATATATGGTAGATATCCAATTAttcaagcaaaacaacacacacagaaactagtttctttgaaaaaaatagACAAGAAATATTGTGTGCTATTGCCATACTGAAATTTCCACTTAAATCGCAGGGTAGCTGCCTGCTTAGTTGTGCATAGGACCTACCTGTCACGTTGAGAGGGACTTTGTTGTCATCATCAGAAACGTCAGAGTATTCAAATTGAGCATCGAGTTCAGAATCAGCATCTGGAAACAGAATCAAGTTAGAAATCTTGATTTAAAGTACAATCCCCCCTCAAAAAATAGTCGTTGCCCACTACCTCAGAtacagttgggtttttttccatGTGGGTCAAGCTAATTCCCCGACATGCATACCGGTACATGCACATAATCAACACCCAGGCTGATATGGTAAGTTGCATTGTTTTCAGAAGTTACTTCTTTTTAGATTTACTACAGTTACCCCAAATAAACCATTTTGCTGAGAGCATCCAGGCTCTACTTTTAGAATGTGATCAAGTTGAGTTATCATTCTTTCAAACAAGCATCTGTCAATGTCTGTGATAGTGAGGTAAACACTTGTTTCCACAACCATCACTAGCATATACGCAACATACTCTTCATTTTGAAATTGTGTGACATTATGCGGGTTTTGCTCTCAGGACATCTGAAATAACCCCATTTTTAACTTTTCatgaacatcccccccccaccccccgtgatgccaacttttgcaaaagggggaagggggggggggagatggggtcAACCAAATTAGGGTCATGATGGCAGATTATTAAACCCTTGAAATTTGAAAACTCTAGCTTCAAAGACGCCTGATATGTTTTATGAATCAAAAATAACCCCAGTGTCCTCAAAACTTGACGAGGGCCAATCAATCCTAGGTCAAGGTGGGATATAATCAAACCCTACAAGTGTGGACAGTTTTAAAAGTATAACTTTAAAACCAtctgagataacctcaacgtgtAATTTCTATAACCCCGCTGTGGCCCCAATATTTGACGaagtttaactcattgtctcccaggtagggatatatccgtacccactcatatggctctatatgaccaggtacggatatatccgctcaggctggtctcggctataaaaaaaaactttgtcaacataggtggggtagaaagtgagGTCATTACTGAAGATCAAACCCCAAAAGTGTGAAAaatctagcttgaaaaacatccgagataacctcatAGTTAAGTTTTTTGTTCACGGCCGGCCGAACAGACACAGGTTATTCAGGCAGGCGAGTCAAAAGTGAACATGCAAACAATTTTGACTTAGCAattttgtatgtgtccaaggggaaTGATGCTTATTACATCAAAATCTCTTGTCAGAGATATTGTGTCCACAAGATCGTTCTCACAGTAAGAAAATCAACAGATTTTATTACTT carries:
- the LOC138972550 gene encoding uncharacterized protein isoform X1, translated to MTLKDLEQIHQGMDSHTKELRLTQGEERVLTTHARVMLRGKRSRPLPVILTPEVQEAVHSLVDFRQAGMVASSNPFVFALNSKGSNGYIRGSDALRVTVDEVAEKIEHPERLRSTNLHKEIATTAQVLGLNDQDFEVLCRWMGHTEAVHLRHNRQNFQGHQVTRMAPLLFAMEEGSVPQQKGTALKDMTFSRNIGDSERNKDNEEGEIRQEES
- the LOC138972550 gene encoding uncharacterized protein isoform X2, whose protein sequence is MVSTGTQLWRIYIIHMLCSMHVVLDQAGQPVVASQPAKQSLQPSVRHQNCASMVGLPAEQSPTEDLTIPHADKDADSELDAQFEYSDVSDDDNKVPLNVTDDDSDDTVEDVHDFHFLDDCAEDSTNVTENQNGSISGIVEKTCGGCSGIHHHFQQKMTDRGCNYDAERLRTNSPRHGQPH
- the LOC138972550 gene encoding uncharacterized protein isoform X3, yielding MVSTGTQLWRIYIIHMLCSMHVVLDQAGQPVVASQPAKQSLQPSVRHQNCASMVGLPAEQSPTEDLTIPHADKDADSELDAQFEYSDVSDDDNKVPLNVTDDDSDDTVEDVHDFHFLDDCAEDSTNVTGAQTSAEHPEGASVTSSPDPASETSECVLKLFKELKLKLAKLVKTHPNFNI
- the LOC138972550 gene encoding uncharacterized protein isoform X4, which encodes MVSTGTQLWRIYIIHMLCSMHVVLDQAGQPVVASQPAKQSLQPSVRHQNCASMVGLPAEQSPTEDLTIPHADKDADSELDAQFEYSDVSDDDNKVPLNVTDDDSDDTVEDVHDFHFLDDCAEDSTNVTGVLKLFKELKLKLAKLVKTHPNFNI